A stretch of the Porites lutea chromosome 12, jaPorLute2.1, whole genome shotgun sequence genome encodes the following:
- the LOC140921726 gene encoding NLR family CARD domain-containing protein 4-like encodes MKSFDLNSCRSKLEDHYQKTATVPTSVWSKKSIVDIHQIYTRLSWVKDEQTPAGTTQSELKHYCDLFNANKNGAIPKRILVQGQTGIGKSTFVKKLLVDWVEVNKKTGDEQAAVLKNFELVVAVNLKEVSKRQSLKDVISFSNVFAKEDKYMTEGLVDYITNNQEKVLLIFDGYDEYRCGCNSEIYEIFNGKSLRNCRVLITTRISKADELRGGEDLQAEIRGFSEVDRNDFMRRFLSDDEVSNLRKHLYERKLNELAKVPLLLLFLCTLWKKGQSKHFPKTKTTLYMDIIEFVLNHSHSKQSSPRYVEVASFKDLLSEMGKVALQGLLKDDHLFEYSQLSDSVRCDESVFIGLLQITEYSETLRPVGLVSFIHKSIQEFLAAWYVTHRCIPEGRNLGEIGVKLEECLALENVFQFICGLSKDGASTVFRHLKSVRISDPSLDLSKAIPDVENETDEPWSDVTERQEKFRDLVLFLFAELTSEAEFSSSCLDLLGSILPVSDSFPNYLLEKAIDTNSWYLVFNGRSRSQSSSASRLGFDYDIFNSDDSNAHGSSCEQSVDDSLCDLVEQVPNPGRCSLSIEFCALTSTGAVKLASLLPRLENVTFLSLGLFKCSTDAAARLVAAIKHKTLKKLLLEIVEINLTSALVEALCQSLSELSALKELEIGTSDGYCLEADDLVDVDDRRSFPSLKIRGLTDSSAEATTRLIDVFDHNIFRGLKLTKIRLTPAVAEVLVQLLPKLSALQALKIKSLTECSDEAVTRLIDGINHKTLERLELSEMNLTSVVAESLGRSLPELSALEQLVLSGSGGCNLQQKEMEAMFGRFSRPSSLRKLSITCFSARGSLASLAKNLCFFPCLETLQLKDLDMDEADLCSFLENLKYIPDLQYLYLMDNPLGQPVRLMVPYLLQQKKLEMVRFRRGDVSEEDLNYVQKAVQEKRPQLSIEEFRPCIFI; translated from the coding sequence ATGAAATCGTTCGACCTTAACTCCTGTCGAAGTAAACTAGAAGATCATTACCAAAAAACAGCAACTGTGCCCACTTCTGTTTGGAGTAAAAAATCCATTGTTGACATTCACCAGATCTACACTCGTCTGTCCTGGGTGAAAGACGAACAAACCCCAGCTGGAACAACACAGTCTGAACTGAAGCATTACTGTGACCTGTTCAACGCAAACAAGAACGGCGCTATTCCAAAGAGAATTCTCGTGCAAGGGCAGACGGGAATTGGAAAGAGCACCTTTGTTAAGAAGCTGCTTGTGGACTGGGTTGAAGTTAATAAGAAGACTGGTGATGAGCAAGCAGCTGTTCTGAAGAATTTTGAGCTCGTGGTTGCTGTGAATCTCAAAGAAGTATCCAAACGTCAAAGCCTTAAAGATGTCATAAGTTTCTCTAATGTGTTCGCAAAGGAGGACAAGTATATGACAGAAGGCCTAGTTGATTATATCACTAACAATCAAGAGAAAGTTCTTCTTATCTTTGACGGCTACGACGAGTACCGCTGTGGATGCAATTCAGAAATATACGAGATTTTCAATGGAAAAAGCCTGAGAAACTGCCGTGTATTGATAACAACTCGTATTTCAAAAGCTGACGAGCTACGAGGAGGTGAAGATCTGCAAGCTGAAATCAGGGGGTTTAGCGAAGTGGACAGAAATGACTTTATGCGAAGATTCCTTAGCGACGATGAAGTATCAAACTTGAGAAAGCACTTGTATGAGAGAAAGCTGAACGAACTGGCGAAAGTCCCTTTACTTCTTCTGTTTCTCTGTACTCTGTGGAAAAAGGGGCAGTCAAAACACTTTCcaaaaactaaaactacatTGTATATGGACATCATCGAGTTCGTTTTAAATCACAGCCATAGCAAGCAGTCATCACCTCGTTATGTGGAAGTAGCATCTTTCAAAGACCTCCTCTCTGAAATGGGTAAAGTTGCTTTACAAGGTCTTCTGAAGGATGATCATTTGTTTGAATACAGTCAGTTGTCCGATTCAGTTCGTTGTGACGAAAGCGTATTCATCGGTTTGCTTCAAATCACCGAATACTCAGAAACCTTACGACCAGTTGGATTGGTCTCCTTTATTCACAAGAGCATCCAAGAGTTTCTGGCCGCATGGTATGTCACCCACAGATGTATTCCAGAAGGCAGAAATCTTGGTGAAATTGGAGTGAAGTTGGAGGAGTGCTTGGCTTTAGAGAATGTTTTCCAGTTTATATGCGGCCTGAGTAAAGACGGAGCGTCGACGGTATTCAGGCATTTGAAGTCTGTCAGAATCTCGGATCCGTCGCTGGATTTATCCAAGGCAATACCGGACGTAGAAAACGAGACAGACGAGCCATGGAGTGACGTCACTGAGCGTCAGGAGAAGTTCAGagatttggttttatttttatttgcagaGTTGACATCAGAAGCTGAGTTTTCAAGTTCTTGTTTGGATTTGCTTGGGAGTATTCTTCCTGTTTCCGATTCATTCCCTAACTACCTCTTGGAAAAGGCGATTGATACAAACTCGTGGTATTTGGTTTTTAATGGCCGATCTCGATCCCAGAGCTCGTCTGCGTCGAGATTGGGATTCGATTACGACATCTTCAATTCTGACGATTCCAATGCTCACGGCTCTTCTTGCGAACAAAGTGTTGACGACTCTTTATGTGATCTCGTGGAGCAAGTACCCAATCCTGGCAGATGTTCTTTGTCTATCGAGTTTTGTGCCTTAACATCAACGGGAGCGGTAAAGCTTGCATCTTTGTTACCAAGGCTTGAAAACGTTACCTTTCTCTCCCTTGGCTTGTTCAAATGCTCAACTGATGCAGCAGCAAGATTGGTTGCTGCTATCAAGCACAAGACTCTGAAAAAACTGTTATTAGAAATAGTTGAAATCAACCTGACGTCAGCGCTAGTCGAGGCGCTCTGTCAGTCGCTGTCTGAATTATCAGCTTTAAAAGAACTGGAGATAGGTACCTCGGATGGATACTGTTTGGAAGCAGATGATCTAGTTGATGTAGATGACCGTAGGTCGTTCCCAAGTCTGAAGATACGTGGCTTGACTGATTCCTCTGCTGAAGCAACAACCAGATTGATTGATGTTTTTGATCACAATATTTTTAGGGGACTGAAACTGACAAAAATCCGCCTGACGCCAGCAGTAGCCGAGGTGCTCGTTCAGTTGCTGCCTAAATTATCAGCCTTGCAAGCACTGAAGATAAAGAGCTTGACGGAGTGCTCTGATGAAGCGGTAACAAGATTGATTGACGGTATTAACCACAAGACTCTCGAGAGACTGGAACTGAGTGAAATGAACCTGACATCAGTAGTAGCCGAGTCGCTCGGTCGGTCGCTGCCTGAATTATCAGCCTTAGAACAACTGGTGTTAAGTGGCTCGGGTGGATGCAATTTACAACAAAAGGAAATGGAGGCGATGTTTGGAAGATTTAGTAGACCTTCTTCTTTGAGGAAGTTGTCCATTACTTGTTTCAGTGCGAGAGGAAGTCTTGCTTCACTTGCGAAAAACCTGTGCTTCTTCCCCTGCTTAGAAACATTACAACTTAAAGACTTAGATATGGATGAAGCTGACTTGTGTAGTTTTCTCGAGAATTTGAAATACATCCCTGATCTTCAATATTTGTACCTGATGGACAATCCACTTGGTCAGCCAGTGCGATTAATGGTCCCATACTTGCTTCAAcagaaaaaacttgaaatggTTCGTTTTCGACGAGGAGATGTTTCAGAAGAAGATTTGAATTATGTTCAGAAGGCAGTCCAAGAAAAACGACCTCAGCTGAGCATTGAAGAATTTCGTCCTTGTATATTTATATAG